In the genome of Pelagibacterium nitratireducens, one region contains:
- the urtC gene encoding urea ABC transporter permease subunit UrtC — translation MITGKIFEKLGAKAVWVVAILLVVAIAVPLSNLMLQTGHPLRVPNYLVPLMGKYLTYATLALALDLVWGYCGILSLGHGAFFGLGGYAMGMYLMRQIGDRGVYGNPVLPDFMVFLNYSELPWYWQGFDMFWFALVMMAFVPGLLGFVFGWFAFRSRVTGVYLSIITQALTYALMLAFFRNDMGFGGNNGLTDFREILGAPISAAGTRASLFAASAILLALCFILCSLIVRSKLGKVMVAVRDAESRTRFIGYRVENVKLFAFTVSAVMAGLAGALYVPQVGIINPGEFAPANSIEVVIWTAVGGRGTLVGPIIGAVIVNAAKSYFTGTFADLWLFILGGMFVFVTLFMPKGIVGIFTSVWTALKQRRASDTFEKGAGPAPGPVLDDAPVESHEHDETPHGARPSPAE, via the coding sequence ATGATAACCGGCAAGATCTTTGAAAAGCTCGGAGCGAAGGCCGTCTGGGTGGTCGCCATACTGCTGGTCGTAGCCATCGCAGTTCCCCTTTCCAACCTGATGCTCCAGACCGGTCATCCCTTGCGGGTACCCAATTATCTCGTGCCCTTGATGGGCAAATACCTGACCTATGCAACGCTCGCGCTGGCGCTCGATCTGGTCTGGGGCTATTGCGGCATTCTTTCTCTCGGACACGGTGCATTCTTTGGGCTGGGCGGCTATGCCATGGGCATGTACCTGATGCGCCAGATCGGTGACCGGGGTGTCTATGGCAATCCTGTGCTGCCCGACTTCATGGTGTTTCTGAACTATTCCGAGTTGCCCTGGTACTGGCAGGGGTTCGATATGTTCTGGTTCGCCCTTGTCATGATGGCGTTCGTGCCGGGACTTTTGGGGTTCGTCTTTGGCTGGTTCGCGTTTCGCAGCCGGGTGACGGGGGTCTATCTTTCGATCATCACCCAGGCACTGACCTACGCGTTGATGCTGGCGTTTTTCCGCAACGACATGGGATTTGGCGGCAACAACGGGCTCACCGACTTCCGCGAAATACTGGGCGCGCCGATCTCGGCGGCCGGGACGCGCGCCAGCCTTTTCGCTGCCTCTGCGATCCTTCTGGCGCTGTGCTTTATCCTGTGCTCGCTGATTGTTCGCTCAAAGCTCGGCAAGGTCATGGTTGCGGTGCGCGATGCGGAAAGCCGGACGCGGTTCATCGGGTACCGGGTGGAAAACGTCAAACTCTTCGCCTTTACCGTCTCGGCGGTGATGGCCGGGCTTGCCGGGGCCCTCTATGTGCCGCAGGTGGGGATCATCAATCCTGGAGAATTTGCACCGGCCAACTCCATCGAAGTGGTGATCTGGACGGCTGTGGGCGGGCGCGGGACGCTTGTCGGACCGATCATCGGCGCAGTGATCGTCAATGCCGCAAAGTCCTACTTCACCGGCACGTTCGCCGATTTGTGGCTGTTTATCCTGGGCGGCATGTTCGTGTTCGTGACGCTGTTCATGCCAAAGGGGATCGTGGGGATCTTCACATCGGTCTGGACGGCACTCAAGCAGCGCCGTGCCTCCGATACTTTCGAAAAAGGCGCCGGGCCCGCACCGGGACCGGTATTGGACGATGCACCTGTCGAAAGCCATGAACACGACGAGACGCCCCACGGCGCAAGACCCTCTCCGGCGGAGTAA
- the urtE gene encoding urea ABC transporter ATP-binding subunit UrtE — translation MTTLTVTDVDLHYGAAQALKTVSITAQPNKITSVLGRNGVGKSSLLRAITGTHQISGGAIRFEEFELKKIPPYTRARMGIGYVPQGREIFPLLTVKENLLTGYAPLKPKDRSIPDTIFELFPVLKTMLSRRGGDLSGGQQQQLAIGRALVTRPSLLVLDEPTEGIQPSIIKDIGRALQFLRDEMGMTILLVEQYLDFCRELSDHIYVMDRGEIMHEGPASDLDDPNVKRHLMV, via the coding sequence ATGACGACACTGACCGTTACCGATGTCGATCTGCATTATGGCGCCGCGCAGGCGCTCAAGACAGTTTCGATCACTGCCCAGCCCAACAAGATCACCTCTGTCCTGGGGCGCAACGGGGTTGGAAAATCCTCGCTGTTGCGCGCGATCACGGGAACACATCAGATTTCGGGCGGCGCGATCCGGTTCGAAGAATTCGAACTCAAGAAAATTCCGCCCTATACGCGGGCCCGAATGGGCATCGGCTATGTGCCGCAGGGGCGCGAGATCTTTCCGCTGCTTACCGTCAAGGAAAACCTGCTTACAGGCTATGCGCCGCTCAAGCCCAAGGATCGTTCGATTCCCGATACGATCTTTGAGCTCTTTCCCGTGCTCAAAACCATGCTGAGCCGAAGGGGGGGCGACCTTTCGGGCGGGCAGCAGCAGCAATTGGCCATAGGGCGGGCGCTGGTGACCCGCCCCAGCCTTCTGGTCCTCGATGAGCCCACCGAAGGGATACAGCCCTCGATCATCAAGGATATCGGGCGGGCATTGCAGTTTTTGCGCGATGAGATGGGCATGACCATCCTTTTGGTCGAACAGTATCTCGATTTCTGCCGCGAATTGAGTGACCATATCTATGTCATGGATCGAGGAGAGATCATGCACGAGGGCCCCGCCTCCGATCTCGACGATCCCAACGTCAAACGGCATTTGATGGTCTGA
- the urtD gene encoding urea ABC transporter ATP-binding protein UrtD, whose product MVDTLREGSLLYLDGVTVSFDGFKALNSLSLLVKRDDLQAIIGPNGAGKTTMMDIITGKTRPDTGEVFFEGSVDLTKKDETEIANLGIGRKFQKPTVFESHTVWDNIELALKKPRGVFSSWLYTRDATDTNHIAEILDTVRLTHRKDEYAANLSHGQKQWLEIGMLLAQDPKLLLVDEPVAGMTDSETEETSKLLKSISKHHSVVVVEHDMSFVRDLDCRVTCLAEGSVLAQGSLEHVSSDPLVIERYLGR is encoded by the coding sequence ATGGTTGATACACTGCGCGAAGGATCGCTCCTTTATCTCGACGGCGTCACCGTTTCCTTTGACGGGTTCAAGGCGCTCAACTCGCTCTCGCTGCTCGTCAAGCGCGACGATTTGCAGGCCATTATCGGCCCCAATGGTGCGGGCAAGACGACGATGATGGACATAATTACCGGCAAGACGCGCCCCGATACCGGGGAAGTGTTTTTCGAGGGATCGGTTGACCTAACCAAAAAGGATGAAACCGAAATCGCCAATCTGGGGATCGGACGCAAATTTCAGAAGCCGACAGTGTTTGAGAGCCATACGGTCTGGGACAATATCGAACTGGCACTCAAAAAGCCGCGCGGGGTGTTTTCGTCCTGGCTCTACACTCGCGATGCGACGGACACGAACCATATAGCGGAGATACTGGACACTGTGCGGCTCACTCACCGGAAGGATGAGTACGCTGCCAACCTTTCTCACGGTCAAAAACAATGGCTTGAGATCGGCATGCTGCTCGCCCAGGATCCCAAGCTGCTGCTGGTCGATGAGCCGGTGGCCGGCATGACCGACTCGGAAACCGAGGAAACCTCGAAATTGCTGAAGTCGATTTCCAAACATCACTCTGTGGTGGTGGTGGAACACGACATGAGCTTTGTGCGCGATCTCGACTGCCGGGTGACGTGTCTTGCCGAAGGCTCCGTGCTTGCGCAGGGCTCGCTCGAACATGTCTCGTCCGATCCGCTGGTCATCGAACGCTACCTGGGACGCTGA
- a CDS encoding HupE/UreJ family protein gives MLRRLFTALVLIVAGTAPAFAHLDPLEHGSLAAGFTHPLFGFDHILAMVAVGLWAASVGGKALWAVPAAFVGTMAVGFGAALVGMPLPFVEPVILASVIFIGIMVALALPLPAIGVGAVVAFFALFHGHAHGGEMGEAGAFGYAGGFLVATALLHAIGVALGAGLGRALATTRGAIGTRIAGGLTALGGLWLVIAG, from the coding sequence ATGCTCAGACGTCTTTTTACGGCCCTCGTGCTTATTGTTGCCGGCACGGCTCCCGCCTTTGCCCATCTCGATCCTCTTGAACACGGCTCGCTTGCAGCCGGGTTTACCCACCCCCTGTTTGGATTCGATCATATCCTGGCCATGGTCGCCGTGGGCCTATGGGCCGCCTCGGTTGGCGGTAAGGCGTTGTGGGCGGTACCGGCCGCCTTTGTTGGCACAATGGCGGTCGGGTTCGGCGCGGCACTGGTTGGCATGCCGCTTCCGTTCGTCGAGCCGGTCATTCTGGCTTCGGTAATTTTTATCGGCATCATGGTGGCCCTCGCCCTGCCGTTGCCGGCAATTGGCGTTGGCGCCGTTGTTGCCTTCTTTGCGCTGTTTCACGGCCACGCGCATGGTGGGGAAATGGGTGAGGCTGGCGCATTCGGTTATGCTGGTGGCTTTCTTGTCGCCACGGCGTTGCTTCACGCGATTGGCGTTGCGCTGGGCGCCGGTCTTGGCCGGGCTCTGGCGACGACGCGCGGTGCCATCGGTACACGGATCGCAGGCGGTTTGACGGCGCTTGGCGGGCTATGGCTGGTTATCGCAGGTTAA
- a CDS encoding urease accessory protein UreD — protein MLESPVFQVGTPPLQRAEGEGRVTIKARDGLSVLDTLYQYGCGKIRIPKAYGNWLEAVLINTSGGLTGGDRMAWSATAAANTHLAITTQACERIYRSTGGAARVATTLSVETGARLDWLPQETIVFDGSELERTIDVDMARDAIFLGLEVVILGREAHGEDAVSAMISDRWRVRRDGELIHAEAARLDAHDMPARANSALLHGARAYGTLCYIAKNAERRVEHLKALIADHPTAGVSRIGEKIVLRATGRSGYHLRKIIMPAIAALSGAGAVPKLWSL, from the coding sequence ATGCTCGAAAGTCCGGTTTTCCAGGTTGGCACGCCACCGCTGCAACGCGCCGAAGGCGAGGGCCGCGTTACGATCAAGGCGCGCGACGGGCTGTCGGTGCTCGATACGCTTTATCAGTACGGCTGCGGCAAGATCCGTATACCCAAGGCCTACGGCAACTGGCTTGAAGCCGTGCTGATCAATACATCCGGGGGCTTGACCGGCGGCGACAGGATGGCCTGGTCGGCGACGGCTGCCGCAAACACCCATCTGGCCATCACCACGCAGGCGTGCGAGCGCATCTATCGTTCGACCGGTGGAGCGGCGCGCGTTGCCACCACGCTGTCTGTCGAGACGGGAGCCCGGCTCGACTGGCTGCCGCAGGAAACGATTGTGTTCGACGGCTCGGAGCTGGAGCGGACAATTGACGTCGATATGGCAAGAGATGCGATATTCCTCGGGCTTGAAGTGGTCATTCTCGGTCGCGAGGCACATGGGGAAGATGCCGTTTCGGCAATGATTTCGGATCGTTGGCGCGTGCGGCGCGATGGTGAACTCATCCACGCCGAGGCTGCCCGGCTCGATGCGCACGATATGCCGGCACGGGCCAACAGCGCTCTTCTGCACGGCGCACGGGCCTATGGAACGCTGTGCTATATCGCAAAGAATGCAGAGCGGCGGGTTGAACATCTCAAGGCCCTGATCGCCGATCACCCCACTGCCGGGGTATCGCGTATCGGGGAGAAAATCGTGCTGCGCGCGACGGGTCGGTCAGGCTATCATCTGCGCAAAATCATCATGCCGGCAATCGCGGCGCTTTCAGGAGCCGGGGCCGTTCCCAAGCTCTGGTCACTCTAA
- the urtA gene encoding urea ABC transporter substrate-binding protein, with product MKKFSASRALLATVLAGGMSLPMAPAIAQDEGPIKVGILHSLSGTMAISETTLKDVMLMLIEQQNEAGGVMGRQLEPVVVDIASDWPLAAELARRLIEVDEVDAVFGCWTSVCRKSVLPVFEELNSLLFYPVQYEGEESQRNVFYTGASPNQQAIPAVDYLMNEEGVERWVLAGTDYVYPQTTNKILEQYLLDSGVASEDIMINYTPFGHSDWQTIVSDIVAFGSEGMKTAVVSTINGDANVPFYRELANQGVAAEDIPVVAFSVGEEELSGFDTAPLVGHLAAWNYFMSVETPENEEFIASWQDFIGSEDRVTNDPMEAHYIGFNLWVDAVEAAGTTDADAVIEAIVGLETPNLTGGMAEMLPNHHITKPVLIGEIQDDGQFFVVSETDDLVPGDAWSDYLPESAMLEADWTDPIMCGNYNTETETCGGGSAE from the coding sequence ATGAAGAAATTCAGCGCATCGCGCGCTTTGCTTGCCACGGTTCTGGCCGGTGGCATGAGCCTGCCGATGGCGCCGGCCATTGCGCAGGACGAGGGGCCGATCAAGGTCGGGATTCTGCATTCGCTGTCGGGCACGATGGCGATTTCGGAAACCACGCTCAAAGACGTTATGCTGATGCTCATCGAGCAGCAGAATGAGGCCGGTGGCGTGATGGGCCGCCAGCTCGAACCCGTTGTCGTGGATATCGCTTCGGATTGGCCGCTCGCCGCGGAATTGGCGCGCCGGCTGATCGAAGTCGACGAAGTCGACGCGGTCTTTGGCTGCTGGACATCGGTGTGCCGCAAATCGGTGCTTCCGGTATTTGAAGAGCTGAACTCGCTGCTGTTCTATCCGGTCCAGTACGAAGGCGAAGAATCCCAGCGCAATGTTTTCTACACCGGCGCCTCGCCCAACCAGCAAGCGATTCCCGCTGTCGATTATCTGATGAACGAAGAAGGCGTCGAGCGCTGGGTGCTGGCCGGCACAGACTATGTCTATCCCCAGACCACCAACAAAATCCTCGAGCAGTATCTTCTCGATAGCGGTGTGGCTTCGGAAGACATCATGATCAACTATACCCCGTTCGGGCATTCGGACTGGCAGACGATCGTATCCGACATCGTGGCCTTCGGCTCGGAAGGCATGAAGACAGCAGTGGTCTCGACCATCAATGGCGATGCCAATGTGCCGTTCTACCGCGAGCTGGCCAATCAGGGCGTCGCAGCCGAAGACATTCCGGTCGTCGCGTTCTCGGTGGGCGAAGAAGAGCTTTCGGGATTCGACACCGCACCGCTTGTGGGCCACCTTGCCGCCTGGAACTACTTCATGAGCGTTGAAACGCCCGAGAACGAAGAATTCATTGCCTCATGGCAGGACTTCATCGGCTCGGAAGATCGTGTGACCAACGACCCGATGGAGGCCCATTACATCGGCTTCAATCTCTGGGTCGATGCCGTCGAGGCGGCAGGAACCACCGATGCCGACGCGGTGATCGAAGCGATTGTCGGGCTGGAAACGCCGAACCTGACCGGTGGCATGGCCGAGATGCTGCCCAACCACCACATCACCAAGCCGGTGCTGATCGGTGAAATTCAGGATGACGGCCAGTTCTTCGTGGTCTCTGAAACCGACGATCTGGTGCCGGGCGATGCCTGGTCCGACTATCTGCCCGAGTCCGCAATGCTCGAAGCCGATTGGACCGACCCGATCATGTGCGGCAACTACAACACCGAAACCGAAACCTGCGGCGGCGGCTCAGCCGAATAG
- a CDS encoding hybrid sensor histidine kinase/response regulator, giving the protein MARQRIIPIRREYNRWVANETLEDYALRFTAKSARRFSNDRISQTAIGAISFLALEAIGGAITLSYGTTNAMIAIAVASIAILFVGVPVARYAARHGVDVDLLTRGASFGYIGSTITSLIYAGFTFILFAIEASIMSSALQLAFGIPLWLGHIISAIVVIPLVTHGITMISRFQILTQPVWIVLNILPFFFIAFMDWEKFDLWRAFTGLDQPPGEPGSIAPFEVAKFGAASAVILALMTQIGEQVDFLRFLPAEKMPKWRHKLGVFLAGAGWVVVGAPKLLAGSFLAFLALSAGVSPEHASEPGYMFAIAFGYMIPNEFLALMLMAVFVVISQLKINVMNAYAGSLAWSNFFSRLTHSHPGRVVWLMFNVSIALLLMELGIYRLLEETLGIFSIVAMAWLCSISADLFINKPLGLAPPGIEFKRAHLYDVNPVGVGSMFLSATIALAAHFGAFGTMAAALSPYIALVVCFVASPTLAWATKGKYYLARKPRRQWQKLKTLTCSICEHPFEPEDMAWCPAYAAPICSLCCSLDARCHDMCKPHAHFRAQTQAVAATILPGWVVEKLQSRLGRYAIATLVAVSMLGGALALIYGLAAQYAPETADVVGGTLLVVFFVFSVTAGIMTWFLVLAHDSRLVAEEESTRQNTLLLKEIDAHSKTDAELQRAKEKAEAANNAKSRYVVGLSHELRTPLNAVMGYAQILERDREIPVNRRGSVETIRRSAEHLSGLIDGLLDISRIEAGRLQVYSNEINIEDFLDQLVEMFRPQAEAKGLAFNHVRSPMLPQYVRTDEKRLRQILVNLLSNAIKFTSEGTITFEIGYRSQVATFTVADTGSGISEDDLQHIFEPFVRGEAERSRFAPGLGLGLTITRLLTETLGGEITVSSALGSGTRFQARLMLARVERLAKAGADRRRVTGYRGERRTIIVVDDNAEHRDVMDQLLAPLGFTVLTAVDGPDCLSRLDAVRPDLYFLDIRMPRMSGWALAAALRQRAVSAPIVLLSANIGDGAGPTGGDAGHTDTLAKPVDLYQLLDKLGTHLKLDWEYANPGPAAEVRPKKMRSPGSEHLRDLAGLGQIGHVRGIDAKLGELAGDPDNLPLVQALRRHMEVFDFDGYAELLERISHEPD; this is encoded by the coding sequence ATGGCGCGACAAAGAATCATCCCCATCCGGCGCGAATACAACCGCTGGGTGGCCAACGAAACGCTGGAAGACTACGCCCTGCGCTTCACCGCCAAGTCGGCGCGGCGCTTTTCCAACGACCGCATTTCCCAGACTGCAATCGGTGCAATTTCGTTTCTGGCGCTCGAAGCCATCGGTGGCGCCATCACTCTGAGCTATGGCACGACCAACGCGATGATCGCCATCGCGGTCGCCTCCATAGCGATCCTGTTTGTGGGAGTGCCCGTTGCCCGCTATGCGGCGCGCCATGGCGTCGATGTGGATCTTTTGACCCGCGGGGCCAGCTTTGGCTACATCGGGTCGACCATCACCTCGCTGATCTATGCGGGCTTCACCTTCATTCTCTTTGCTATTGAAGCATCGATCATGTCGAGCGCCCTGCAACTGGCCTTCGGCATTCCGCTCTGGCTCGGCCATATCATTTCGGCGATCGTTGTGATCCCGCTGGTCACCCATGGGATCACCATGATCTCGCGCTTCCAGATTCTGACCCAGCCGGTCTGGATCGTCCTCAACATACTGCCGTTCTTTTTCATAGCCTTCATGGATTGGGAAAAGTTCGATCTCTGGCGCGCCTTTACCGGACTGGACCAGCCGCCGGGCGAACCGGGCTCAATCGCGCCCTTCGAAGTCGCCAAATTCGGTGCGGCATCTGCGGTCATCCTGGCGCTGATGACCCAGATCGGTGAGCAGGTGGACTTTCTGCGCTTCCTGCCGGCGGAAAAAATGCCCAAATGGCGGCACAAACTTGGGGTTTTTCTTGCCGGCGCGGGCTGGGTGGTGGTCGGCGCACCCAAGCTTTTGGCGGGTTCTTTTCTTGCCTTTCTCGCACTTTCGGCCGGCGTTTCGCCCGAACACGCTTCCGAGCCGGGCTACATGTTTGCCATCGCCTTTGGCTACATGATCCCCAACGAGTTTCTGGCACTGATGCTCATGGCCGTATTCGTGGTCATAAGCCAGCTCAAGATCAACGTAATGAACGCCTATGCGGGCTCGCTCGCCTGGTCCAATTTCTTTTCCCGGCTCACCCATTCCCATCCGGGTCGCGTCGTCTGGCTGATGTTCAACGTGTCCATCGCGCTGCTGTTGATGGAGTTGGGCATCTACCGGCTTCTCGAAGAAACGCTTGGCATCTTTTCGATTGTTGCCATGGCCTGGCTGTGCTCGATTTCCGCCGATCTGTTCATCAACAAACCACTGGGATTGGCCCCGCCAGGGATCGAGTTCAAACGCGCCCACCTCTATGACGTCAATCCCGTCGGTGTCGGCTCGATGTTTCTCTCGGCCACCATTGCACTGGCCGCCCATTTCGGAGCCTTCGGCACCATGGCAGCGGCGTTGTCTCCTTACATCGCGCTGGTTGTGTGCTTTGTCGCATCCCCCACTCTCGCCTGGGCCACCAAGGGCAAATATTATCTGGCCCGTAAGCCCCGCCGCCAATGGCAAAAGCTTAAAACGCTCACCTGCTCGATCTGCGAACACCCTTTCGAGCCCGAGGACATGGCCTGGTGTCCGGCCTACGCCGCTCCGATCTGTTCGCTGTGCTGCTCTCTCGATGCGCGCTGCCATGACATGTGTAAGCCACACGCCCATTTCCGTGCCCAGACTCAGGCCGTGGCTGCCACAATATTGCCCGGCTGGGTCGTGGAAAAGCTCCAGTCCCGTCTGGGGCGATACGCGATCGCGACGCTGGTTGCCGTATCGATGCTCGGCGGCGCGCTGGCGCTTATCTATGGACTGGCCGCCCAATACGCGCCCGAAACCGCCGATGTCGTGGGCGGAACGCTGCTCGTGGTCTTTTTCGTTTTCTCGGTGACAGCAGGGATCATGACCTGGTTCCTGGTGCTTGCCCATGACAGCCGCCTCGTTGCCGAGGAGGAAAGCACGCGCCAGAACACCTTGTTGCTCAAGGAAATCGATGCGCACTCGAAAACCGACGCCGAACTGCAGCGCGCCAAGGAAAAGGCCGAAGCAGCAAACAACGCCAAGTCCCGTTACGTCGTTGGATTGAGCCATGAGCTGCGCACCCCGCTCAACGCGGTTATGGGCTATGCCCAAATCCTCGAGCGTGATCGCGAGATTCCCGTCAATCGACGCGGCTCGGTCGAAACCATCCGCCGCAGCGCCGAGCATCTGTCGGGATTAATCGACGGGTTGCTCGACATCTCGCGTATCGAGGCGGGGCGGCTCCAGGTCTATTCCAACGAGATCAATATCGAGGACTTCCTCGACCAGCTCGTGGAGATGTTCCGGCCGCAGGCGGAGGCCAAGGGACTCGCGTTCAACCATGTGCGCTCGCCCATGCTGCCCCAGTATGTGCGAACCGACGAAAAGCGCTTGCGTCAGATACTGGTCAATCTCTTGTCCAATGCCATCAAGTTCACGTCCGAAGGCACGATCACATTCGAAATCGGATACCGCTCCCAGGTCGCGACCTTTACCGTCGCGGACACGGGAAGCGGCATTTCCGAAGACGATCTGCAGCATATTTTCGAGCCCTTCGTGCGCGGCGAGGCCGAGCGCTCCCGCTTTGCCCCTGGTCTCGGGCTGGGGTTGACCATCACCAGGCTTTTGACCGAAACCCTCGGCGGCGAAATCACCGTCTCAAGCGCGCTCGGTTCAGGCACTCGGTTTCAGGCACGGCTGATGCTTGCCCGCGTCGAGCGCCTCGCCAAGGCAGGTGCGGACCGGCGCCGGGTGACGGGCTATAGGGGTGAACGCCGCACCATCATTGTGGTCGATGACAATGCCGAGCATCGTGACGTGATGGACCAATTGCTGGCGCCGCTCGGCTTTACGGTCCTGACCGCTGTCGATGGCCCCGATTGCCTCTCTCGTCTCGACGCGGTTCGCCCGGACCTCTATTTCCTCGATATCCGCATGCCGCGCATGAGCGGTTGGGCGCTGGCCGCGGCCCTGAGGCAGCGGGCCGTCAGTGCGCCAATCGTTCTGCTTTCGGCCAATATCGGAGATGGCGCCGGCCCGACGGGCGGGGATGCGGGCCACACCGACACATTGGCCAAGCCTGTCGATCTCTATCAGCTGCTCGACAAACTCGGCACCCACCTCAAGCTCGATTGGGAGTACGCCAACCCTGGCCCTGCAGCGGAGGTCCGGCCCAAAAAAATGCGCTCCCCGGGCAGCGAGCACCTGCGCGACCTTGCCGGCCTGGGACAGATCGGGCATGTGCGGGGCATTGATGCCAAGCTTGGCGAACTGGCCGGCGACCCCGACAATCTCCCGCTGGTCCAAGCCCTGCGGCGGCATATGGAGGTGTTCGATTTTGATGGCTATGCCGAGCTTCTGGAGAGGATTAGCCATGAGCCCGATTGA
- the urtB gene encoding urea ABC transporter permease subunit UrtB, whose product MRSLNRLTRYLSLMVFLALAVLAAGSARAQGVSEILPTMYDASLGELEDAVAALVASGEDAALPILQALGEGELYQSDTGGIFIETGRNAYADALTGEAADLDATGEMSVIRINNSLRRDIAAAVGSLTLMSDNPGARLAAARELFSTAEPDAIPVLDEAIAQETDATVLRVMEQARAAAMLKTDASEDEIASAVAVISARGDRQALAILNSSLAGASDDQRPAIEAGIAQINQALALWGVGQNVWYGVSLGSVLLLAAIGLAITFGVMGVINMAHGEMVMLGAYVTFVIQEIIRTTSPGLFDYSLAIAIPMAFLVTAMIGIAIERGVIRWLYGRPLETLLATWGLSLIIQQSVRTIFGATNRDVGNPSWMSGAFELGGLAITWNRMWIVVFAIVVFSLLLLVLNRTPLGLQMRAVTQNRRMASAMGIRTPWVDAMTFGLGSGVAGLAGVALSQIDNVSPNLGQGYIIDSFMVVVFGGVGNLWGTLVGALTLGIANKFLEPYAGAVLAKILILVLIILFIQRRPRGLFALKGRAVEA is encoded by the coding sequence ATGCGCAGTCTCAATCGGCTCACCAGATATCTTTCTCTAATGGTTTTTCTCGCGCTCGCCGTTCTTGCGGCTGGTAGCGCACGGGCCCAAGGCGTTTCCGAAATCTTGCCCACGATGTATGACGCCAGCCTTGGCGAACTCGAAGATGCCGTTGCGGCGCTTGTCGCAAGCGGCGAGGACGCGGCGCTGCCGATCCTGCAAGCACTTGGCGAGGGCGAACTCTACCAATCCGACACCGGCGGCATCTTCATCGAAACAGGGCGCAATGCCTACGCCGACGCCCTGACCGGCGAGGCGGCCGATCTCGATGCGACGGGAGAAATGAGCGTCATCCGGATCAACAATTCCCTGCGCCGCGACATTGCGGCCGCCGTGGGGAGCCTGACCCTGATGAGCGACAATCCGGGCGCCCGGCTGGCCGCGGCGCGGGAATTGTTTTCCACAGCCGAACCCGACGCTATTCCGGTCCTGGACGAGGCAATCGCTCAGGAGACCGATGCCACAGTGCTTCGGGTCATGGAGCAGGCGCGCGCCGCGGCCATGCTCAAGACGGATGCCAGCGAAGACGAGATCGCCAGCGCCGTTGCGGTCATTTCGGCCCGCGGCGATCGGCAGGCCCTGGCCATTCTCAATTCCAGCCTCGCTGGCGCCAGCGATGACCAGCGGCCAGCCATCGAGGCGGGCATTGCCCAGATCAATCAGGCGTTGGCGCTGTGGGGCGTTGGCCAGAACGTGTGGTACGGCGTCTCGCTCGGCTCAGTGCTGCTTCTGGCCGCGATCGGACTTGCCATTACGTTCGGGGTGATGGGGGTCATCAATATGGCGCATGGCGAGATGGTCATGCTGGGGGCCTATGTCACCTTCGTCATCCAGGAAATCATTCGTACGACCAGCCCGGGCCTGTTCGACTATTCGCTCGCCATCGCCATACCGATGGCCTTCCTGGTCACGGCGATGATCGGCATCGCCATCGAGCGTGGTGTTATCCGCTGGCTCTATGGCCGACCGCTGGAAACGCTTCTGGCCACATGGGGGCTTTCACTGATCATCCAGCAGAGCGTGCGCACGATTTTCGGCGCTACAAACCGCGACGTGGGCAATCCCTCCTGGATGTCGGGGGCGTTCGAGCTGGGGGGGCTGGCAATCACCTGGAACCGCATGTGGATCGTGGTGTTTGCGATCGTTGTGTTTTCCTTGCTGCTCCTGGTCCTCAATCGGACCCCGCTGGGTCTGCAGATGCGGGCGGTGACCCAGAACCGTCGCATGGCATCGGCCATGGGCATTCGAACCCCATGGGTAGACGCCATGACATTCGGGCTCGGCTCGGGGGTTGCGGGGTTGGCCGGGGTCGCGTTGAGCCAGATCGACAACGTCTCGCCCAATCTCGGACAGGGCTACATCATCGACAGTTTCATGGTTGTTGTGTTCGGCGGGGTCGGCAATCTGTGGGGGACACTGGTCGGCGCTCTGACGCTGGGCATCGCCAACAAATTCCTTGAGCCCTATGCCGGAGCGGTGCTGGCCAAGATCCTGATCCTTGTTCTTATCATCCTGTTCATCCAGCGCCGCCCAAGGGGCCTGTTCGCGCTCAAGGGGAGGGCGGTTGAAGCATGA
- a CDS encoding urease subunit gamma: MNLTPREKDKLLVSMAAMVARRRLERGVKLNHPEAIALITDFVVEGARDGRPVSELMEAGAHVISRDQVMEGIAEMINDIQVEATFPDGTKLVTVHSPIR; this comes from the coding sequence ATGAACCTCACACCGCGGGAAAAAGACAAGCTGCTGGTCTCGATGGCCGCCATGGTGGCGCGGCGCAGGCTCGAGCGCGGCGTCAAGCTCAACCATCCCGAGGCGATCGCACTGATTACCGATTTCGTTGTCGAGGGCGCCCGCGACGGCCGTCCGGTCTCTGAACTGATGGAAGCGGGCGCGCATGTCATTTCGCGCGATCAGGTGATGGAGGGCATTGCCGAGATGATCAATGACATCCAGGTCGAAGCAACTTTTCCGGACGGGACCAAACTGGTCACCGTCCATTCTCCCATTCGCTAA